A section of the Oryzias melastigma strain HK-1 linkage group LG14, ASM292280v2, whole genome shotgun sequence genome encodes:
- the birc2 gene encoding baculoviral IAP repeat-containing protein 2, producing the protein METLVQLKNSKFLMGLCRNGPPSDIQYDNSSELFRFSTFARFPTSVVTERSLARAGWFYTGVGDRVQCFRCNVTADGWQAGDCPTEKHRQLSPTCPFIQSLPSTTNLLSSSHSAFSPLRIAQPLPLSGPGPAASNPSGGQNDEAVGYLNMAFSAPPPSSPLASRGVEDLSHQRPTCHNPSMRREQDRLESFQLWALSIITPAELAKAGFYYLGQNDRVACFSCGGQLSNWEPGDRAVSEHQRHYPNCRFVRGDRADNVPLSTGATAASAAASTGALALSSVSNPSMQQSEDRRLTFVNWPSRIPVRPEQLAKAGFYYVGRNDDVKCFCCDGGLRCWESGDDPWVEHAKWFPRCEYLLQEKGQDFVHQIQARFPRLFEQLLTNGENSSREFVDPPVVHLGPGEDRSEDAVMMNTPVIKSALEMGFERSLVKQTVQSKILTSGENYRTVQELVSDLLSAEDQKREEEREMLAEAMASDGFTFVKRHQAALIQRLKSVEPVLEHLREQNVLSAEDYGSLVAQTSAQQQTAKLIELVLNKGNAAAEVFRNWIQKNDVHLLRDLMAQSNEASSPSQDLSDLPMEEQLRRLQEERTCKVCMDKEVNIVFIPCGHLVVCKECAPSLRKCPICRGLVKGTVRTFLS; encoded by the exons ATGGAAACGCTAGTTCaactgaaaaacagcaaatttctGATGGGACTGTGTCGCAACGGTCCTCCCTCTGACATCCAGTATGATAACTCCTCAG AGCTTTTTCGCTTCTCCACTTTTGCCCGTTTCCCGACATCAGTGGTCACTGAGCGAAGTCTGGCCCGGGCGGGGTGGTTCTACACCGGCGTAGGCGACCGCGTCCAGTGTTTCAGGTGTAATGTGACGGCGGATGGATGGCAGGCGGGAGACTGCCCAACGGAGAAACACAGGCAGCTCTCCCCCACCTGTCCCTTCATTCAAAGCCTACCGTCCACCACCAACCTCCTCTCCTCGTCTCACTCCGCATTTTCTCCGCTCCGCATTGCCCAACCCCTCCCT CTCTCTGGTCCAGGCCCGGCTGCTTCTAACCCCTCAGGAGGCCAAAATGATGAGGCAGTTGGCTACTTGAACATGGCCTTCTCTGCCCCTCCGCCCTCCAGCCCGCTGGCCTCTCGTGGCGTGGAGGATCTGTCGCACCAGAGGCCGACGTGCCACAACCCCAGCATGCGCAGAGAGCAGGACCGCCTGGAGTCCTTCCAACTGTGGGCACTGTCCATCATCACCCCCGCAGAGCTGGCCAAGGCGGGTTTCTACTACCTGGGGCAAAATGACAGAGTGGCCTGTTTCAGCTGTGGAGGACAG ctgAGCAACTGGGAGCCGGGGGACAGAGCTGTGTCCGAGCACCAAAGACATTATCCCAACTGCCGCTTTGTCCGCGGGGACCGAGCCGACAACGTGCCATTGTCCACCGGGGCAACAGCAGCGTCGGCAGCTGCATCGACAGGAGCCCTCGCCCTCAGCAGCGTGTCCAACCCGTCCATGCAGCAGAGCGAAGACCGGCGCCTCACGTTTGTTAACTGGCCGTCACGGATACCTGTGCGGCCAGAGCAGCTGGCCAAAGCTGGATTCTACTACGTAG GAAGAAACGATGATGTCAAGTGCTTCTGCTGTGACGGAGGCCTGCGGTGCTGGGAGTCTGGAGATGACCCGTGGGTGGAACACGCTAAATGGTTTCCTCG GTGTGAGTATTTGCTTCAGGAGAAGGGACAAGACTTTGTTCATCAGATTCAAGCTCGGTTTCCTCGACTCTTTGAGCAG CTTCTAACAAACGGAGAAAATAGTTCCAGAGAATTTGTAGATCCACCTG TGGTCCATTTGGGCCCAGGAGAGGACCGGTCTGAAGATGCCGTCATGATGAACACCCCCGTGATCAAATCTGCCCTAGAGATGGGCTTTGAGCGCAGCCTGGTGAAGCAGACGGTCCAGAGCAAGATTCTGACCAGCGGAGAGAACTACCGGACCGTTCAAGAGCTGGTCTCAGACCTGCTGAGCGCCGAGGACCAGAAACGGGAGGAGGAGCGGGAGATGCTGGCAGAGGCGATGGCGTCAG atggttTCACGTTTGTAAAGAGACACCAGGCGGCTCTGATCCAGCGTCTGAAGAGCGTCGAACCAGTTCTGGAGCATTTAAGAGAGCAAAACGTGTTGT CTGCTGAGGACTACGGTAGCCTGGTAGCTCAAACATCTGCCCAACAGCAAACTGCAAAACTAATAGAGCTGGTCCTAAACAAGGGAAACGCCGCCGCCGAAGTCTTCCGCAACTGGATCCAGAAAAATGACGTTCATCTGCTCAGAGACCTGATGG CTCAGTCAAATGAAGCCTCCTCTCCAAGCCAAGATCTTTCAG ATCTCCCTATGGAGGAGCAGCTGCGACGTCTGCAGGAGGAGCGCACGTGCAAGGTCTGCATGGACAAAGAAGTCAACATTGTCTTCATCCCATGTGGACATCTGGTGGTGTGCAAAGAGTGTGCCCCGTCGCTGCGAAAGTGCCCGATCTGCCGAGGCCTGGTCAAAGGCACGGTCCGAACCTTCCTGTCTTAG
- the rpl23a gene encoding 60S ribosomal protein L23a, producing MHKTARVKGDFGLFQLSRYFPQLSPMFDTLGDPVSSSFFNMAPKAKKEAVPAKTEAKSKALKAKKAVLKGVHSHKKKKIRTSPTFRRPKTLRLRRQPKYPRKSAPRRNKLDHYAIIKFPLTTESAMKKIEDNNTLVFIVDVKANKHQIKHAVKKLYDIDVAKVNTLIRPDGEKKAYVRLAPDYDALDVANKIGII from the exons atgcacaaaactgCAAGGGTTAAAGGAGACTTTGGTCTGTTCCAGCTATCGCGATACTTTCCTCAGCTCTCGCCCATGTTTGATACTCTGGGAGACCCCgtctcctcttcctttttcaaCATGGCACCGAAGGCGAAGAAGGAAG CGGTCCCGGCCAAGACGGAGGCCAAGTCTAAGGCCCTGAAGGCCAAAAAGGCTGTCCTCAAAGGTGTCCACAgccacaagaagaagaagattagGACGTCTCCTACCTTTCGCCGCCCCAAAACCCTTCGTCTCCGCAGACAACCCAAGTATCCTCGCAAGAGTGCTCCTCGCAGGAACAA GTTGGACCACTATGCCATCATCAAGTTCCCCTTGACAACAGAGTCTGCTATGAAGAAAATTGAAGACAATAACACTCTAGTGTTCATTGTGGACGTCAAGGCAAACAAACATCAGATCAAACACGCTGTCAAGAAGCTGTACGATATTGATGTTGCTAAAGTCAACACACTCATCAG ACCTGATGGTGAGAAGAAGGCATACGTTCGTCTCGCCCCAGATTATGATGCGTTggatgttgcaaacaag atTGGCATCATCTAA